In Betaproteobacteria bacterium, the following proteins share a genomic window:
- a CDS encoding YicC family protein, translating to MIASMTGFAAATREIAGGQLAVELKSVNHRYLEFQCRLADDLRALEPVLREVVASGLTRGKIDCRLTFTPAAAGERGLAPDEKAMAALAAASARVSSAFPQARNLSVNEVLHWPGVLADAEVAADSIREDVSRLAAQAVAELSQTRRREGEKLANVLRERLESMAALVAQAQPLMPEVMKAFRDKLAARLAEAAASPADERVQQEVVLYAARIDVDEELERLSAHVAEFRRVLDKGGACGKRLDFLCQELNREANTLGSKSVSSDMTRISVELKVLIEQMREQVQNIE from the coding sequence ATGATCGCCAGCATGACCGGCTTTGCCGCCGCCACCCGCGAAATCGCCGGCGGGCAACTGGCGGTGGAACTCAAGAGCGTCAACCACCGTTACCTCGAGTTCCAGTGCCGTCTCGCGGACGATCTGCGCGCGCTCGAACCCGTGCTTCGCGAGGTCGTCGCCTCGGGTCTCACGCGCGGCAAGATCGACTGCCGTCTCACCTTCACGCCCGCCGCCGCGGGCGAGCGGGGCCTGGCGCCGGACGAAAAGGCCATGGCCGCGCTGGCCGCCGCTTCGGCGCGCGTATCCTCCGCGTTCCCGCAGGCGCGCAACTTGTCGGTGAACGAGGTGCTGCACTGGCCGGGCGTGCTGGCCGACGCTGAAGTCGCCGCGGACAGCATCCGCGAGGATGTCTCCAGGCTCGCCGCGCAGGCCGTGGCCGAGCTCAGCCAGACGCGCCGGCGCGAGGGCGAGAAACTCGCGAACGTGCTTCGCGAGCGGCTCGAGTCCATGGCCGCTCTCGTGGCGCAGGCGCAGCCGCTGATGCCCGAGGTGATGAAGGCCTTCCGCGACAAGCTCGCCGCCCGCCTCGCGGAGGCCGCCGCCTCGCCTGCCGACGAGCGCGTCCAGCAGGAGGTCGTGCTCTACGCGGCCCGCATCGACGTTGACGAGGAACTCGAGCGCCTGTCCGCCCACGTGGCCGAGTTCCGGCGCGTCCTCGACAAGGGGGGGGCCTGCGGCAAGCGCCTCGACTTCCTCTGCCAGGAACTCAACCGCGAGGCCAACACGCTCGGGTCGAAGTCGGTCTCCTCGGACATGACGCGCATCTCGGTGGAGTTGAAGGTGCTCATCGAGCAGATGCGCGAGCAGGTCCAGAACATCGAGTAG
- a CDS encoding serine/threonine protein kinase: MPSQVNQPLPGGYVLNGYRIDKPLSSGGFSIVYLAYDEKQTPFAIKEYLPASLGLRSEGTEVKIEDESNLSSFRHGLKCFFEEGRALAVISHPNVVRVENFFRANETVYMVMQYVRGRTLQFHIQRNRAEFTETFMRRIFIHLMNGLREVHANKLLHLDIKPANIYLAMDGRPVLLDFGAARITLSDEPLKLKPMYTAGFAAPEQYKFEPGQLGPWSDIYSVGATLYTCIAGTPPQAADARIEKDRLIPPRTLARQSYSDELYSIVDACLKLDHMARPQTAFELQKLLMVEPPDVGRKGFLDTLSKPLSSFFTK; encoded by the coding sequence ATGCCTTCGCAGGTGAACCAGCCGTTGCCGGGAGGTTACGTCCTCAACGGCTATCGCATCGACAAGCCTCTCTCCTCCGGCGGTTTCAGCATCGTCTATCTCGCCTATGACGAGAAGCAGACGCCCTTCGCCATCAAGGAATACCTTCCGGCCTCCCTCGGGCTGCGCTCGGAGGGCACGGAAGTGAAGATCGAGGACGAGTCGAACCTCTCGTCGTTCCGGCACGGCCTCAAGTGCTTCTTCGAGGAAGGGCGCGCGCTCGCGGTCATCTCGCACCCGAACGTGGTGCGCGTGGAGAACTTCTTCCGCGCCAACGAGACGGTGTACATGGTGATGCAGTACGTGCGCGGGCGGACGCTGCAGTTCCACATCCAGAGGAACCGCGCCGAGTTCACCGAGACCTTCATGCGCCGCATCTTCATCCACCTGATGAACGGGCTGCGCGAGGTGCACGCCAACAAGCTGCTGCACCTGGACATCAAGCCCGCCAACATCTACCTGGCGATGGACGGACGGCCGGTGCTGCTCGATTTCGGCGCCGCGCGCATCACGCTTTCCGACGAGCCGCTGAAGCTCAAGCCCATGTACACCGCGGGATTCGCCGCGCCCGAACAGTACAAGTTCGAGCCCGGGCAGCTCGGGCCGTGGAGCGACATCTACTCGGTTGGCGCCACTCTCTACACCTGCATCGCGGGAACGCCGCCGCAGGCGGCCGACGCGCGCATCGAGAAGGACCGCCTGATCCCGCCGCGCACGCTGGCTCGCCAGAGCTACTCCGACGAGCTCTACTCGATCGTGGATGCGTGCCTGAAGCTCGACCACATGGCGCGGCCGCAGACCGCCTTCGAACTGCAGAAGCTCCTCATGGTCGAGCCGCCCGATGTCGGCCGGAAGGGGTTCCTCGACACCCTGAGCAAGCCCCTCTCCAGTTTCTTCACGAAGTAG
- a CDS encoding serine/threonine-protein phosphatase encodes MRFTIFRDSRQGDRSGNEDRIGYSYGKDVLLMVVADGMGGHLQGEVAAEIAVTEITRLFQQEARNRLRRPSDFLVSVINAAHRAIVSHAVAENLLESPRTTCVVCIVQGGTAWWAHSGDSRLYVLRGGKLVAATQDHSRVQQLVDSGVITPEAAATHPERNKIFSCLGGVVPPVIAVGSEFALQTGDTILLSSDGFWSQIPAALIANLLRKQDIVGLLPGLLTEAYKRAKGESDNLSIVAMTWEAQDDPRYADTEQVDAEHFTTSSNTLDPDRSPAADDVTDDEIEKAIAEIQSAIKKVPR; translated from the coding sequence ATGCGATTCACGATCTTCCGGGACAGCCGCCAGGGCGACCGCTCGGGCAACGAGGACCGGATCGGGTATTCGTACGGCAAGGACGTCCTGCTGATGGTGGTGGCCGACGGCATGGGCGGGCACCTGCAGGGCGAGGTGGCCGCGGAGATCGCGGTGACCGAGATCACGCGCCTCTTCCAGCAGGAGGCGAGGAACCGGCTGCGGCGCCCGTCTGACTTCCTCGTTTCCGTGATCAATGCCGCACACCGCGCGATCGTCTCGCACGCCGTGGCGGAAAACCTGCTCGAGTCCCCGCGCACGACGTGCGTGGTGTGCATCGTCCAGGGCGGGACCGCCTGGTGGGCCCATTCGGGCGATTCGCGCCTCTATGTCCTGCGCGGCGGCAAGCTCGTCGCGGCCACGCAGGACCACTCGCGCGTCCAGCAGCTGGTCGATTCGGGCGTGATCACGCCGGAGGCCGCGGCCACGCACCCGGAGAGGAACAAGATCTTCAGCTGCCTGGGTGGCGTCGTGCCCCCGGTCATCGCCGTGGGAAGCGAATTCGCGCTGCAGACGGGAGACACGATCCTCCTGTCGAGCGACGGCTTCTGGAGCCAGATCCCCGCCGCCCTCATCGCGAACCTGCTGCGCAAGCAGGACATCGTCGGCCTGCTGCCGGGCCTGCTCACCGAGGCCTACAAGCGCGCCAAGGGCGAATCCGACAACCTTTCGATCGTTGCGATGACCTGGGAGGCGCAGGACGACCCGCGTTACGCGGACACCGAGCAAGTCGACGCCGAGCATTTCACGACCTCGTCCAATACGCTCGACCCCGACCGTTCTCCCGCCGCGGACGACGTGACCGACGATGAGATCGAGAAGGCGATCGCCGAGATCCAGAGCGCGATCAAGAAGGTTCCCCGCTAG
- the rph gene encoding ribonuclease PH has product MPRFQDRPADALRPVRITRHFTRHAEGSVLVEFGETRVLCTASVEEKVPGFLKGKGSGWVTAEYGMLPRATHTRGAREAAAGRQSGRTQEIQRLVGRALRSVVDLSALGERQVTIDCDVLQADGGTRCASITGAMVALADAVSWLKGKALVTREPIRDFVAAVSVGIVAGAPCLDLDYAEDSACDTDMNVVMTGAGGFVEVQGTAEGAPFSRDEMDRLLALASNGIAQIVAMQRRSLA; this is encoded by the coding sequence ATGCCCCGATTCCAGGACCGCCCCGCGGACGCCTTGCGCCCGGTGCGCATCACCCGCCATTTCACCCGCCACGCCGAAGGCTCCGTGCTGGTCGAGTTCGGCGAGACGCGCGTGCTGTGCACCGCGAGCGTCGAGGAGAAGGTGCCCGGCTTCCTGAAGGGCAAGGGCTCCGGCTGGGTCACGGCGGAATACGGGATGCTGCCGCGCGCCACACACACGCGCGGCGCGCGCGAGGCGGCCGCGGGCAGGCAGTCGGGCCGCACGCAGGAGATCCAGCGCCTCGTCGGCCGCGCGCTGCGCTCCGTCGTGGATCTTTCGGCCCTCGGCGAGCGCCAGGTCACGATCGACTGCGATGTGCTTCAAGCGGACGGGGGCACGCGCTGCGCCTCGATCACGGGCGCGATGGTGGCGCTCGCGGACGCGGTGTCGTGGCTCAAGGGCAAGGCACTGGTGACGCGCGAGCCCATCCGCGACTTCGTGGCGGCGGTCTCGGTTGGCATCGTCGCGGGCGCACCCTGCCTCGACCTCGACTATGCCGAGGATTCCGCCTGCGACACCGACATGAACGTCGTGATGACCGGCGCGGGCGGGTTCGTCGAGGTGCAGGGCACGGCCGAGGGAGCCCCCTTTTCACGCGACGAGATGGACCGGCTGCTAGCGCTCGCCTCGAATGGCATCGCGCAGATCGTCGCGATGCAGAGGCGCTCGCTCGCATGA